The proteins below are encoded in one region of Triticum aestivum cultivar Chinese Spring chromosome 1B, IWGSC CS RefSeq v2.1, whole genome shotgun sequence:
- the LOC123144427 gene encoding putative cyclin-dependent kinase F-2 has protein sequence MGWSTSTPPGVGVGVATLDHAVTATPATRKHQGAAATSNDSNSPTASRYHRLEVLGAGTFGVVYRARDRRTGEIVAMKCLRTNGAQCRDVDRYLSDFASEVSALEACSGHPSIVRPRASGHLSGEAFLAMEFVGPTLRHVMKHVRFGRRHTELEVRLLMRQLLAGERRMNRLGLMHRDLKPENVLVDGHGNLKICDLGLSCSMADEPPYSNPVGTKGYRAPELLLGCTDYDECIDSWALGVMMAELLAGKHPFHGRLDTEHLSEILDLLGTADIKEWSGYDGRRLPGGCQPESFLRNKFPCPTEASIKGPPTLSKAGFEVLSGLLRCNPEKRLTAEQALKHRWFKEANPRATRS, from the coding sequence ATGGGATGGTCCACCTCAACGCCGCCGGGCGTGGGGGTGGGCGTGGCTACCCTAGACCACGCCGTCACGGCCACACCGGCAACGCGCAAGCATCAAGGAGCGGCGGCGACCAGCAACGACTCCAACTCCCCAACAGCCAGCCGCTACCACCGGCTCGAGGTGCTCGGCGCCGGAACCTTCGGCGTCGTCTACCGCGCGAGGGACCGCCGCACAGGGGAGATCGTGGCGATGAAGTGCCTGCGGACGAACGGCGCTCAGTGCCGCgacgtcgaccgctacctctccgACTTCGCCAGCGAGGTCAGCGCCCTCGAGGCGTGCAGCGGCCACCCGTCCATCGTGCGGCCACGCGCCTCCGGCCACCTCAGCGGCGAGGCGTTCCTCGCCATGGAGTTCGTGGGGCCGACTCTCAGGCACGTCATGAAGCATGTCCGCTTCGGGAGGAGGCACACCGAACTAGAGGTTCGCCTGCTCATGAGGCAGCTTCTCGCAGGCGAGAGGAGGATGAATCGTCTCGGCCTCATGCACCGCGACCTCAAGCCGGAGAACGTGCTAGTCGACGGCCATGGGAACCTCAAGATATGCGACCTGGGGTTGTCGTGTAGCATGGCCGATGAGCCGCCCTACTCCAACCCCGTCGGGACGAAGGGATACCGcgcgccggagctcctcctcgGGTGCACAGATTATGACGAGTGTATCGACTCATGGGCTCTCGGCGTCATGATGGCTGAGCTCCTGGCCGGCAAGCACCCTTTCCATGGGAGGTTAGACACGGAGCATCTCAGCGAAATATTGGATCTTCTTGGCACCGCTGACATCAAAGAGTGGTCGGGATACGACGGGCGTCGTCTACCCGGCGGATGCCAACCAGAAAGCTTCCTGCGCAACAAGTTCCCATGCCCAACTGAGGCCAGCATCAAAGGCCCGCCGACATTGTCGAAGGCTGGTTTCGAGGTCTTGAGCGGTCTTCTACGATGCAACCCGGAGAAGAGGCTCACGGCGGAGCAAGCGCTCAAGCATCGGTGGTTCAAGGAAGCCAACCCGAGAGCTACAAGGAGCTGA